One genomic window of uncultured Erythrobacter sp. includes the following:
- a CDS encoding ATP phosphoribosyltransferase regulatory subunit translates to MTQSTDLLPEGLEDRLTQSAARITSAMRACLDVLDAHGYDRVRPPLLEFERSLSSRMKGIHSRKMFRFVDPASLRTLALRSDITPQIGRIAATSMKDAPRPLRMAYCGDTALIQASQLDPARERLQLGGELIGADTVAAASEIVMVAIEAMKAAGMTGVSVDFTLPDLVDTLTAQDMSMSADTVEAIRRELDTKDAGGLKAVGGEAYLPLLYATGPFSDAMAKLRELDAGGELATRLDGLEAIAGRIGDAARITLDPTERYGFEYQSWFGFTLYAEGLRGAAGRGGTYAIGGSEEAATGFTLYVNRLAEVAQDVEAAKTLFLPLGHDIDAAARLRSEGWRTIAQLAVGDDPAGLGCTHRLEGTSATPI, encoded by the coding sequence ATGACCCAATCAACCGACCTCCTGCCTGAAGGCCTCGAAGACCGTCTGACGCAATCGGCAGCGCGCATCACCAGCGCCATGCGTGCCTGCCTCGATGTGCTGGACGCGCATGGTTATGACCGCGTGCGCCCGCCGCTGCTCGAGTTCGAACGTTCGCTGTCGAGCCGGATGAAGGGCATTCACAGCCGCAAAATGTTCCGCTTTGTCGATCCGGCGAGCTTGCGCACGCTTGCTCTGCGTAGCGACATCACCCCGCAGATTGGGCGCATCGCAGCAACCAGCATGAAGGACGCCCCGCGTCCGCTGCGAATGGCCTATTGCGGCGACACCGCGCTGATTCAGGCAAGCCAGCTCGATCCGGCGCGTGAGCGCCTACAACTGGGCGGCGAGTTGATCGGGGCCGACACGGTGGCTGCTGCGAGTGAAATCGTGATGGTCGCGATCGAAGCGATGAAAGCGGCGGGCATGACCGGTGTATCGGTCGATTTCACGCTCCCCGATCTGGTCGACACACTGACGGCGCAGGATATGTCCATGTCTGCCGATACGGTCGAAGCAATCCGGCGAGAGCTGGATACAAAAGACGCCGGGGGCCTGAAGGCTGTCGGCGGCGAAGCCTATCTTCCACTGCTGTACGCGACCGGGCCGTTTTCAGACGCGATGGCGAAACTGCGCGAGCTCGATGCCGGCGGTGAACTCGCCACCCGGCTCGACGGGCTTGAGGCTATCGCGGGACGGATCGGTGATGCAGCGCGTATCACGCTTGATCCAACCGAGCGCTATGGCTTCGAGTACCAAAGCTGGTTCGGCTTCACGCTTTACGCCGAAGGGCTACGCGGCGCGGCTGGGCGCGGGGGAACCTACGCGATCGGCGGAAGCGAAGAGGCCGCGACGGGTTTCACTTTGTATGTGAACCGACTCGCGGAAGTGGCGCAGGATGTTGAGGCCGCCAAGACGCTATTCCTGCCGCTTGGGCATGACATAGACGCAGCGGCGCGGCTTCGCAGCGAGGGATGGCGTACCATCGCTCAATTGGCCGTAGGCGACGATCCAGCCGGGCTTGGCTGCACACACCGGCTGGAAGGTACGTCGGCCACACCGATCTAG
- a CDS encoding RidA family protein → MSDKATTVSIDPDPLAPYAIAPAWRVGDLVFLSGQAAIAEDGSIVDEADFDAQLSQTFANIERVLEAAGATMSDIVKVTIYLTDMANFPKIVEARKRYFTAPYPADTTVEVSSLALPELMVEIDVIAAA, encoded by the coding sequence ATGAGCGACAAGGCAACAACGGTTTCAATCGATCCTGATCCGCTCGCGCCCTATGCGATCGCGCCGGCCTGGCGGGTAGGCGATCTCGTATTTCTCTCCGGTCAGGCGGCCATTGCCGAAGACGGTTCGATCGTCGATGAAGCCGACTTCGATGCGCAATTGAGCCAGACCTTCGCCAACATCGAGCGCGTTCTGGAAGCGGCTGGTGCGACCATGTCAGACATCGTCAAAGTCACGATTTACCTCACGGACATGGCCAATTTTCCAAAGATCGTCGAGGCGCGAAAGCGCTACTTCACGGCGCCTTATCCCGCTGACACGACTGTCGAAGTGTCATCGCTCGCTTTGCCGGAATTGATGGTGGAAATCGACGTAATCGCGGCCGCTTAG
- a CDS encoding alpha/beta hydrolase, translating to MNQFAKTLAACLATALIATPILAQRGGDRPTRECVREIVELCGRDRSQIRACLQEKASQLSESCAAEVRKRAQERRGNREGGQVQFQPSAKVSRTVIYGQHQRQQIDVYEPADAVDELPLILFIHGGGWSFGNHKIAVQSKPKHFNDAGYYFASTGYRVLPGAPVEDQAKDIGAAIQALRGQASAIGFDPNRIVLMGHSAGAHLAALVSTDPQYAGEAFAAIKGVVLLDSGAYEIASSIASAEPRSRNLYLDVFGEDPARQSALSPVTHVGGADAPNWLALYVEERAKTQAQAEMLAGALDGAGATAEAVAISNTDHGRLNRELGTEAGAVQTQAVDTFLTRIFS from the coding sequence ATGAACCAATTTGCCAAAACGCTCGCTGCGTGCCTCGCCACCGCACTGATTGCTACCCCCATCCTTGCCCAGCGCGGTGGGGATCGTCCCACGCGAGAATGCGTGCGTGAGATCGTCGAATTGTGCGGACGCGACCGGTCTCAGATTCGCGCGTGCCTGCAAGAAAAGGCCAGCCAGCTCTCGGAGAGCTGCGCGGCGGAAGTCAGAAAACGCGCGCAGGAAAGGCGCGGCAATCGTGAAGGCGGTCAGGTACAATTCCAGCCCAGCGCCAAGGTGAGTCGGACAGTCATCTATGGCCAGCACCAGCGTCAGCAGATCGACGTGTACGAGCCTGCCGATGCGGTCGATGAATTGCCGCTGATCCTGTTCATTCACGGCGGCGGTTGGTCGTTCGGCAACCACAAGATTGCGGTCCAATCCAAACCGAAGCATTTCAATGACGCCGGGTACTACTTTGCATCGACCGGATACCGTGTGCTGCCTGGCGCCCCGGTCGAGGATCAAGCGAAGGATATCGGCGCGGCAATTCAGGCCCTGCGCGGACAGGCATCCGCAATCGGCTTCGACCCAAATCGCATCGTCTTGATGGGGCACAGCGCGGGCGCGCATCTCGCGGCCTTGGTCTCAACCGACCCGCAATATGCTGGCGAGGCCTTCGCTGCGATCAAGGGCGTCGTACTGCTGGACAGCGGCGCATACGAAATCGCCAGCAGCATCGCGTCGGCTGAGCCACGTTCGCGCAACCTCTATCTCGATGTCTTTGGCGAAGACCCGGCGCGGCAGTCAGCTCTGTCGCCCGTAACGCATGTCGGCGGCGCAGACGCACCGAATTGGCTGGCGCTCTACGTCGAAGAACGCGCGAAAACACAGGCGCAAGCCGAGATGCTTGCTGGTGCTCTGGATGGCGCGGGCGCCACGGCAGAGGCGGTTGCGATCTCAAACACCGATCACGGGCGCTTGAACCGTGAATTGGGCACCGAGGCGGGCGCAGTGCAGACGCAGGCCGTGGACACGTTTCTGACAAGAATATTTAGCTAA
- a CDS encoding adenylosuccinate synthase yields MANVTVIGAQWGDEGKGKIVDWLASRADAVVRFQGGHNAGHTLVIDGNVFKLSLLPSGIVSGTTSMIGNGVVLDPWALRDEVQKLEGQGVRVNDDNLAVADNCPLILPLHRDLDGLRETAAGKGKIGTTGRGIGPAYEDKVGRRAIRVCDLAHLDDLDPQLDRLCAHHDALRAGFDQLPVDREALLAELREIAPFVLRFAQPVWKRLKKLRKAGAKILFEGAQGVLLDVDHGTYPFVTSSNTVSGTAAAGSGLGPNSSGFVLGIVKAYTTRVGSGPFPTELDDDIGQGIGERGHEFGTVTGRQRRVGWFDAVLVRQTCSISGVTGIALTKIDVLDGLETVKICTGYRLHGNVYDYLPSHAAEQAQVEPIYEEMEGWNESTVGARSYADLPANAIKYIQRVQELIECPVALVSTSPERDDTILMRDPFVD; encoded by the coding sequence ATGGCCAACGTCACCGTGATCGGCGCCCAGTGGGGCGATGAGGGCAAAGGCAAGATCGTCGATTGGCTTGCGAGCCGCGCCGATGCCGTGGTGCGGTTTCAGGGCGGGCACAATGCCGGCCACACGCTGGTGATCGATGGCAATGTGTTCAAGCTCTCCCTGCTGCCATCGGGCATCGTCTCGGGCACGACGAGCATGATTGGCAATGGCGTGGTGCTCGATCCATGGGCTTTGCGCGATGAAGTGCAAAAGCTCGAAGGTCAGGGCGTGCGCGTCAATGACGACAACCTTGCTGTGGCCGACAATTGTCCTCTGATCCTGCCGCTGCACCGCGATCTCGATGGTCTGCGCGAAACGGCTGCGGGCAAGGGCAAGATCGGGACTACCGGACGCGGGATTGGCCCAGCCTATGAAGACAAAGTCGGACGCCGCGCCATACGTGTGTGCGATCTGGCGCATCTCGATGATCTGGATCCGCAGCTCGACCGGCTTTGTGCGCACCATGACGCTCTGCGAGCCGGGTTCGACCAGCTACCCGTGGATCGCGAAGCATTGCTGGCCGAACTGCGCGAAATCGCTCCGTTCGTGCTTCGTTTTGCCCAGCCGGTGTGGAAGCGGTTGAAGAAGCTTCGCAAGGCGGGTGCCAAGATCCTGTTCGAAGGCGCGCAGGGCGTGCTGCTCGATGTCGATCATGGCACCTACCCCTTCGTCACCAGCTCCAACACGGTGAGCGGCACAGCGGCCGCAGGCAGCGGCCTTGGCCCGAATTCCAGCGGCTTCGTGCTCGGCATCGTGAAGGCCTACACCACCCGCGTCGGCAGCGGGCCTTTTCCGACCGAACTCGACGACGATATCGGCCAAGGAATCGGTGAGCGTGGCCATGAGTTCGGCACTGTCACGGGGCGTCAACGCCGGGTCGGCTGGTTCGATGCAGTTCTGGTGCGTCAGACCTGCTCGATCAGCGGCGTGACCGGCATCGCGCTGACCAAGATCGACGTGCTCGACGGGCTTGAGACGGTGAAGATCTGCACCGGCTACCGCCTCCACGGCAATGTCTATGACTATCTGCCGAGCCATGCCGCAGAGCAGGCCCAGGTCGAACCGATTTATGAGGAAATGGAAGGCTGGAACGAAAGCACTGTGGGTGCGCGATCCTATGCCGACCTGCCTGCCAATGCGATCAAGTATATCCAGCGCGTTCAGGAGCTGATCGAATGCCCGGTCGCGCTGGTTTCGACCAGTCCGGAGCGCGACGACACGATCCTGATGCGCGATCCGTTCGTCGACTGA
- a CDS encoding L,D-transpeptidase family protein, giving the protein MKRLVASIALLAVAACAGPPSQPASEPIVYRAPAVRTLPAPVSQIADYLIVDKSDRMLVAYSRGQPIRVYYGLQFGDAPMGHKRFEGDERTPEGVYTIDTRNPRSSFHLSLRISYPNRNDRAFAAQYGRSPGGDIFIHGQPTGYRGPTLGGDWTDGCIALTNAEIEELWSIVPDGTPIEIRQ; this is encoded by the coding sequence ATGAAACGCTTGGTCGCCTCGATTGCTTTGCTTGCGGTTGCCGCTTGCGCCGGTCCGCCAAGCCAGCCTGCGAGCGAGCCAATTGTCTACCGCGCGCCCGCGGTGCGCACCCTTCCTGCCCCGGTCTCGCAGATCGCCGATTACCTGATCGTCGACAAATCGGACCGGATGCTGGTCGCCTATTCGCGGGGCCAGCCAATCCGGGTCTATTACGGGCTGCAATTCGGCGACGCGCCAATGGGCCACAAGCGCTTTGAAGGCGATGAGCGCACGCCCGAGGGTGTCTACACCATCGACACGCGTAACCCTCGCAGCAGCTTTCACCTGAGCCTGCGTATCTCCTACCCCAACCGCAACGACCGCGCCTTTGCCGCGCAATATGGTCGATCTCCGGGCGGAGACATCTTCATCCACGGTCAACCGACCGGCTATCGCGGGCCGACGCTGGGGGGTGACTGGACCGATGGCTGCATCGCGTTGACCAATGCAGAGATCGAGGAGCTGTGGAGCATCGTGCCCGACGGCACTCCGATCGAAATTCGGCAATAG
- a CDS encoding DUF6768 family protein, with the protein MNTQDERIAAALDADDHAFLASLDSDRGMFQQIGDSWKGPLGGWAKFSFAIAIVIGIGLAYCFFRAVTAANTDAMVGWGLTTIGLLIMQGFLKEWMFARMNMLTVLSEVKRLQVQVAVLSEGRLSEK; encoded by the coding sequence ATGAACACTCAAGACGAACGGATCGCCGCTGCGCTTGATGCCGACGATCACGCCTTTCTGGCCAGCCTCGATAGTGATCGCGGCATGTTCCAGCAGATCGGAGACAGCTGGAAAGGGCCGCTGGGCGGCTGGGCGAAGTTCAGCTTTGCTATCGCCATCGTAATCGGCATTGGCCTCGCCTACTGCTTCTTTCGCGCTGTCACCGCCGCCAACACCGATGCCATGGTCGGATGGGGGCTCACCACTATCGGCCTGCTGATCATGCAGGGTTTCCTGAAGGAATGGATGTTCGCGCGGATGAACATGCTGACTGTGCTGAGCGAAGTTAAGCGCCTGCAAGTGCAGGTGGCCGTATTGAGCGAAGGGAGGCTAAGCGAAAAGTGA
- a CDS encoding RNA polymerase sigma factor, giving the protein MTHSPRPEPAQLSGALFDELLVTLIQQGDKRALERLHGRWNARLARAAFRYTGDPEIARDLVQECWIGIWKGIKRMRDPARFRSYAFAILHRRGADHLRGAIRDRAQFATPEDDSASPEDVQPETQTEGLALQLAFAALPPDQRLAAHLHFVEGLTLREIAAVQDIAEGTAKSRLFHARRKLKAALSDTPTELTEGEPV; this is encoded by the coding sequence ATGACGCACTCTCCCCGCCCTGAACCGGCTCAGCTTTCCGGAGCACTGTTCGATGAGCTGCTCGTCACGCTTATCCAGCAGGGCGACAAGCGCGCGCTTGAACGGCTGCATGGCCGCTGGAATGCGCGGCTGGCACGGGCAGCTTTTCGCTACACCGGCGATCCGGAGATTGCGCGCGATCTGGTGCAGGAATGCTGGATCGGCATCTGGAAGGGGATCAAGCGAATGCGCGACCCTGCCCGATTCCGGTCCTACGCTTTTGCGATCCTGCATCGGCGCGGTGCGGACCATTTGCGCGGTGCGATCCGGGACAGGGCACAGTTTGCTACGCCGGAAGATGATAGTGCTTCGCCAGAAGACGTTCAGCCAGAAACCCAGACTGAGGGTCTGGCCCTACAACTAGCCTTTGCGGCGCTACCGCCGGATCAGCGCCTCGCAGCGCACCTGCACTTCGTCGAAGGTCTCACCCTGCGCGAGATTGCCGCTGTGCAGGACATCGCCGAAGGCACCGCCAAAAGCCGCCTGTTCCACGCCCGCCGCAAGTTGAAAGCGGCACTGAGCGACACACCAACCGAACTCACCGAAGGAGAACCCGTATGA
- a CDS encoding MarR family transcriptional regulator, translating into MSVAESGQADFSYDVAQDSAGLPARVAIFADRASTRSLIAEDLAGAGFRTLDGGAITVLLDGPIAMLGDVVMVDCPVIDGATLAALTRLDMRAARSGAQLIVSTSLEALDDVFAALDQSNPQILVQPSRAERVVAVGRVLGHVSHARVREMTEDDRLKLLRLSQQVEAIAQELDRISGDEEAEHKRLSDFKQEWRGPQDTAAPLGKQIGRAASHPLPDPRLVRQIIANRQARARFFDAELFADPAWDMLLDLTAAHAEHSRVSVTSLCIAAGVPATTALRWVKQMVESGIFERIADSSDKRRAFIALSDQTVEAMARYFAEIETPLAAAA; encoded by the coding sequence ATGAGCGTTGCCGAAAGCGGACAAGCGGACTTTTCTTACGATGTGGCGCAGGATTCGGCTGGCTTGCCCGCCCGCGTGGCCATTTTCGCCGACCGAGCGAGCACGCGCAGCCTGATTGCCGAGGACCTTGCCGGGGCGGGGTTTCGCACGCTTGATGGCGGGGCAATCACTGTCTTGCTCGACGGGCCAATTGCGATGCTTGGCGATGTGGTGATGGTCGATTGCCCGGTGATTGACGGAGCGACGCTCGCAGCGCTGACGCGGCTTGATATGCGCGCGGCGCGTTCAGGGGCGCAGTTGATCGTCTCGACGTCGCTTGAGGCGCTCGACGATGTGTTCGCGGCGCTTGATCAGTCGAACCCGCAAATTCTGGTTCAACCGAGCCGTGCTGAGCGTGTTGTCGCGGTTGGCCGCGTGCTAGGCCATGTATCGCATGCACGTGTGCGAGAGATGACCGAGGATGACCGGCTGAAACTGCTCAGATTGTCGCAGCAGGTTGAAGCGATTGCGCAGGAGCTTGACCGGATTTCGGGCGATGAGGAGGCCGAGCACAAACGCCTCAGCGATTTCAAACAGGAGTGGCGCGGGCCGCAGGACACCGCAGCACCTTTGGGCAAACAAATCGGCCGGGCGGCCAGCCATCCACTGCCAGACCCGCGATTGGTGCGTCAGATCATTGCCAACCGTCAGGCGCGTGCGCGGTTCTTCGATGCCGAGCTATTCGCCGACCCTGCTTGGGATATGCTGCTCGACTTGACGGCAGCCCATGCCGAGCACAGCCGTGTGTCGGTGACGTCGCTCTGCATTGCGGCGGGAGTCCCGGCGACCACGGCGCTGCGCTGGGTCAAGCAAATGGTCGAAAGCGGCATCTTTGAACGGATCGCCGATTCCTCGGATAAGCGCCGCGCCTTCATCGCGCTCAGCGATCAGACGGTCGAAGCAATGGCGCGCTATTTTGCCGAGATCGAAACGCCGCTGGCGGCGGCGGCCTGA